A genomic region of Oncorhynchus mykiss isolate Arlee chromosome 2, USDA_OmykA_1.1, whole genome shotgun sequence contains the following coding sequences:
- the LOC118937668 gene encoding zymogen granule membrane protein 16-like isoform X1, which translates to MPHFCRMFLILVVTMFLAGCLALPIKDPYSYSSAVGQGGGTPFASYGEGRITAVRVWETNNNYYYYYYYYNYNSNNYISGFQLRYGNTWSPVFGNEGSVKQVMELFNDEAIVEVSGKYNPADYICYLVLTTNMGRTLSAGMPNQVSFNFYPSNMGNELRILSGRFNGVGITSIGAHWGFVDMEGAGNSTLGTALETVTPIF; encoded by the exons ATGCCTCACTTTTGCAGAATGTTCTTAATCCTGGTTGTCACAATGTTCTTGGCTGGCTGCTTGGCTTTGC CCATCAAAGACCCGTACTCGTATTCCTCTGCGGTGGGTCAGGGAGGTGGCACCCCATTTGCTTCCTACGGTGAGGGGCGCATCACAGCGGTCAGAGTGTGGGAGaccaacaacaactactactactactactactactacaactacaacagCAACAATTACATCAGCGG GTTCCAGCTGAGATACGGCAACACCTGGTCTCCTGTGTTCGGTAACGAAGGGAGTGTAAAGCAGGTGATGGAGCTGTTTAATGATGAGGCCATTGTCGAGGTGTCTGGGAAGTACAACCCAGCAGACTACATCTGCTACCTGGTGTTAACCACCAACATGGGGCGCACTCTGTCAGCCGGCATGCCCAACCAGGTCTCCTTCAACTTCTACCCATCCAACATGGGCAATGAGCTGAGGATCCTCAGCGGTCGCTTCAACGGTGTTGGAATCACCTCCATCGGAGCCCACTGGGGATTTGTGGACATGGAAGGGGCTGGAAACAGTACTCTGGGAACAGCACTGGAAACAGTAACTCCTATTTTTTAG
- the LOC118937668 gene encoding zymogen granule membrane protein 16-like isoform X2: protein MFLILVVTMFLAGCLALPIKDPYSYSSAVGQGGGTPFASYGEGRITAVRVWETNNNYYYYYYYYNYNSNNYISGFQLRYGNTWSPVFGNEGSVKQVMELFNDEAIVEVSGKYNPADYICYLVLTTNMGRTLSAGMPNQVSFNFYPSNMGNELRILSGRFNGVGITSIGAHWGFVDMEGAGNSTLGTALETVTPIF from the exons ATGTTCTTAATCCTGGTTGTCACAATGTTCTTGGCTGGCTGCTTGGCTTTGC CCATCAAAGACCCGTACTCGTATTCCTCTGCGGTGGGTCAGGGAGGTGGCACCCCATTTGCTTCCTACGGTGAGGGGCGCATCACAGCGGTCAGAGTGTGGGAGaccaacaacaactactactactactactactactacaactacaacagCAACAATTACATCAGCGG GTTCCAGCTGAGATACGGCAACACCTGGTCTCCTGTGTTCGGTAACGAAGGGAGTGTAAAGCAGGTGATGGAGCTGTTTAATGATGAGGCCATTGTCGAGGTGTCTGGGAAGTACAACCCAGCAGACTACATCTGCTACCTGGTGTTAACCACCAACATGGGGCGCACTCTGTCAGCCGGCATGCCCAACCAGGTCTCCTTCAACTTCTACCCATCCAACATGGGCAATGAGCTGAGGATCCTCAGCGGTCGCTTCAACGGTGTTGGAATCACCTCCATCGGAGCCCACTGGGGATTTGTGGACATGGAAGGGGCTGGAAACAGTACTCTGGGAACAGCACTGGAAACAGTAACTCCTATTTTTTAG